One stretch of Alcaligenes faecalis DNA includes these proteins:
- the rpmH gene encoding 50S ribosomal protein L34: MKRTYQPSVTRRKRTHGFRVRMKTRGGRAVLNARRAKGRKRLAV; the protein is encoded by the coding sequence ATGAAACGCACCTACCAACCCTCCGTTACCCGTCGCAAGCGCACCCACGGTTTTCGCGTTCGCATGAAAACTCGCGGTGGCCGCGCTGTTTTGAACGCACGTCGCGCCAAAGGTCGCAAACGTCTGGCTGTATAA